The following are from one region of the Biomphalaria glabrata chromosome 12, xgBioGlab47.1, whole genome shotgun sequence genome:
- the LOC106077014 gene encoding synaptosomal-associated protein 29-like — protein MSRYHQSSNPFDEDDDDIKEDDFVVVDKNKLSQTSTGNSNRYTAPSQPVKDPRTVTPATSNKSATSSYSYGNSNGQARNAYPFHNSESEDNPFEDRRQYLQRQIENSENTQLESTQRALASIYDSEAMGIATAEELMRQGETLNNIESKTDSMQQNLKTSQRHLNNIKSVFGGIKNWWSTDKKQANSTAKPVEANSRLKAALETSEKSKPDVRGFYDEDDLDSKFMASARKPVSGQYTMITPVTRSAREEEVDQNLALMGDGMSRLKSLALGLGDEIEKQNEQLDRINTKVDSTDILLGHQNTQMKRILKN, from the exons ATGTCACGGTATCATCAGTCATCGAATCCATTTGATGAGGACGATGATGACATCAAAGAGGATGattttgtggttgttgataaaaacaaattgtcTCAGACATCAACAGGCAATTCCAACAGATATACAGCACCTTCCCAGCCAGTAAAAGATCCAAGAACAGTAACTCCAGCTACTTCTAATAAATCAGCCACTTCATCATATTCTTATGGAAATTCAAATGGTCAAGCTAGAAATGCATATCCTTTCCACAATTCTGAGAGTGAAGATAATCCATTTGAAGATCGCAGGCAGTATTTACAAAGGCAGATTgaaaattccgaaaatacacaACTTGAGAGTACTCAGCGAGCCTTAGCCAGTATATATGACTCTGAAGCTATGGGTATTGCCACAGCAgag GAGCTCATGAGACAAGGGGAAACTCTCAACAACATTGAAAGTAAAACAGACAGCATGCAGCAGAATTTAAAAACATCTCAACGTCATCTAAATAACATCAAGAGTGTTTTTGGTGGTATCAAAAACTGGTGGTCAACAGATAAGAAACAAGCTAACTCAACAGCAAAACCAGTTGAAGCTAATTCAAG gcTAAAAGCTGCACTGGAGACATCAGAAAAAAGTAAACCAGATGTTCGTGGATTTTACGATGAAGATGATCTGGATTCAAAATTTATGGCTAGTGCTAGGAAGCCAGTTTCCGGACAGTACACAATGATCACACCAGTAACCAGATCTGCGAGAGAAGAGGAAGTGGATCAAAATTTAG CTCTCATGGGTGATGGTATGTCAAGGTTGAAAAGTTTAGCCCTGGGTCTCGGGGATGAGATTGAAAAACAGAATGAACAGCTGGACAGAATCAATACTAAAGTCGACTCCACGGATATACTGCTTGGCCACCAGAACACTCAAATGAAAAGGATACTGAAAAACTAA